From Solanum lycopersicum chromosome 4, SLM_r2.1:
TTTGTACacttaaatatatcataataatatataaaaatatatcacttgttttcttgaaatgaactaataaatttatatgaCCTTTAATTGTTAcactgatatacccctcaactttgtcatttagagctgatatacccctcgttataaaagtggctcatatatgcccttaccgttatacaaacggctcacatatacccctgccgttacaaaagggctcacatataccctttatttaacggaaattaaaaaattagttttaaatttatatttgttacttctattttttttaaaaaattatttaggggtatatatgattcttttatcaaagttcaaggtataatttaatttttttcatacataaattattttttgacttcttttattataattatttgagtttcttattcttattttgttttttctttcattccttagtttaaagaaaaaaatttaaactatttttttgtgtgtattgtaatttaatttcgtattcgaagaaaaaactTAGTAATGTATagtaagttttacaagaatattagtgaaacataaataaatttgattatcaaaataataattataaattagtcattaaaacaaaaaaaagtcaaaaaaaatatgttagacaaggattaaatttactcatatgggattatattttttagaaaaaaataattaaaatttagattaaaattatttgttttcatttccgttagaggaaaagggtatatgtgagccatttatttacaagtaggggtatatatgaacCACTTTTATATCGGGaatatatcagctctaaatgacaaagttgaggggtatatcagactcttttccttttttttttttacaagatAGAAGGTAGAGTTGagataaaaagttaaaaaccaAAGGGTGCTTTTTTCAGTTATCTTGAATAGTAGCTTACTTTAAGAAATAaacttttaataataataaaagtttgGCCATTTCCAACAGAAACAGTTGGTGATGTGAAATATTATGGGGCCTTATTACAAGGTTCCTAGTAGGCATGATGAGCTTCCACGCTAGCTACCCATCAACATccatattaaaaacaaaaataatatgtttagaTTATAGCTCATCATTTAATCCTTACTTTTATGTCCAACAAGTGAGATTTAATGTGCTGTTACAAAATTATActtaattgatttgattttaatgatTTGATTCCTCAACATGATAATGACTCCCTCTAGCTATTTTCTTTACTcactcttttaaaaaataaataaatacatgtttTTTATTATGTACGGTTGATGATTTTCTATTAACTAAAATcagttcaatatttttattaacgATCACCttcaatatgaaatttatgattaacaAATTGTATTGTCTTGATCACTGGATTTTATATAAACAAATGAATAGTATAAACAAAAGATGAAATTATTATCCTgtgttatattaaataatttggactagatttaaaattttcaatctaGTCACACTCCTTAGTTACATTTAATGTGTCATGATCACTTAGATAGTGAGATGTCgttttgagtttttcttttaatgaaatttttttgaagaatattataaatatataattgttgcTATCACTACAAAAGATATGCGTTTAATTCcatcaataataaaagaaaaaactaaatatatataaaactgtatttttaaaaatatatatacaataccACTTCTAAtatttataccatatattttaaaatatttaattaggtaCCAAATctctaaatattatatttaataattatcttaaaattttaaactccTTAATTATTGctaaatcatcaattcaattttttcttatctCACCTCAATGGTTCAACCAGTCATTCCCACCCCTCACCATCTTCCTTTCTTCCTTAATTCTCTCGATACATGTTTGCATGTTTTAAATTCAAAACTAAATCTTGATAATTACAAGTTTACAAAGAggtaattactttttttttcattaaccTAATTTATGATTTTACATCTCATTCATGTATCTAAGATAGATTTTATATTTCTCTAAAGTTCGATACTTTTACAAATTAGGTTTTGAGATACATGTATAATTGATAACgagatacatgtatcaagtaattTTTAAAGCCGAGATATACGAttcattaatttgaattaaaggGAGTGTaccttaattaaaattattggaTACATGTATTGCGTCATTAATGATACATGTATCTTGAGgctaaaatatgatataaaaataatattacaaactATCGAAAATCCGGATAATTAGGATCTACAATAGtggaatttatataaaatgctCGTAATAAAAGTCATTCTGACTTAGCTATTTTATCGTATCACTGCTTCCAAAAAAGTCATGAATGACGACTAATAATGTAATATGAAGTCGAAAAAAATTGACATAGTTTGGACTAACTTCCAAAggacaaaaaatattaagtatagAAAGTTATTTCAAATTGTGGATGCCTTCGAAATTTCGCATTAGAGATGGTTGCAAACCATTGCGGGACgatttattaatgataaaataaataattctggtgggaaaatattaaattggtCTAATACTGGTGTTTGAAAACTTATACACCAATTGTGAAAAGAAATCTTTGTTATATCCCAATGCAATAATCAACACTAGAGTGAAAAGATACATATGTAAATATACTCACACTTTTAGCACCTCAAATAGAATTTTACCCATTTCATTTCAAACAACTCATatagtaataaaattttaattgtgaaGGTACCAAATGCCACAACTTGACTAAGGGGAAATGGATCACAACCAACACAAGTTATTCATTAATTCGTATATACTCTATCAAACGATCTCTCAATAATATTCGTattgtcattttatatattgtgaaaaaaaaacttattaaagGCACCACAAAGAAAGCAACATGTGCATATGATCTGGGTGATGTCAAATCAAGGTAAACTTTTTGTTAAAACTCAATTAGTAACTATAAACATGATTTGTTCCCTTTTGCAATTTGTGCATTGCGCTTGGAACCACTCACATGAGGAAGAGATAAGAGatctaaatgaattttttacCTAATGAATTAGCAGTCGTCTAAGAAATAGTAATGTGAACTTATATTTgcttaaatttataaaatttaaataacatcACTCAATATCAAATTGTAATTATCTctcattattttaatattaaagataTTGGACGCTAGTTGACGAATTAGTAGTCCAATGTGCTTACTATGTGTCCATGTCATATACGTACTTGTGATATTGTCACagtaattttctatatttttattatttagttactTTTCCCTTTCCCAGTATTAATTCTAATATTCTAAAGTTTTAATCGGACTAAATTGATTCATTTGTGTAGAATTAAATTAAGCTATACATTTAGACACTACAAccaaaaatgtttcaaaaagtTATGAgtgaatataaattatttaatttttatcttaaatatgttaagcaataaatattttgaatgaagTGATGGTGTAACTTTTTTATCGActattaatgaataataattaaactCATTTTGAATTGATaaagaattttatttaaataagttacaTTATATCgagaaatattaaaaacataaataaataaaagaaaaacttggTTTCAGAGTCATACCCAACTCACTTGCCAAAATGACATTGTTTAGTTGATTGAATTTTGGAATGATACTTTTGAACAAAATTTCAAAGGTAGAACCAATGTATttgactaaaaaaaaataattgcatCCTTATTTTAACAGTCAATACCATCAAGAATCGTGAATTGGAGTGGAGTATATGgcgaaattttttttttttattagaatagAAGTTTAGATAGACAACCAACTGAATTACTaagattttctaattttatatttgtctaaaaaatttatgtaacATTTTTAGTTGACTTGCATTATAGAAGCAAGCTAGTCCCTAGAAAGTTTGGGGAAAAGTGCATTTCTATCGTGAATgcttaaattattaatttggaATCTAATAATTGTGAAGTGTCCTACGTCAACTCTTCAAAGAACGAGTGATGTTTTTAATATGACTTGAATAATCCTCATGTCTTGAGCTAGTTATTGAGATTAAGTTAAACTCAAGATTCATATCTTTTACGTGATATCAGAAcaattaactcattttaattatcatataaaatatccATAACTTTTGAGCTAGTTTGGGGTGAGGCCTAATATCTAGAGgataataactttttaaaaagtaaaaattctgAACACAAACTTGGAATTATGACTATAGTTCTTAATTTCTTATCCTAATCAAGATCAACTCTCACATAAAAAGAAACATATCTATATTCTCTTTTTCACTCCCTTTTTCTCTTTTACCCTTTTATTAGTCGTGAAGATAGAATCCTAACAATTTAAATATACCTTTTTTACCAAATCCAAAAGGAATGAAGgataaaattttcaaagtaaaagtgcttttttttctattcttttattactttttaatttattggtaGCCTATATTTCTAATGTCCATGACACTGACACGtgccaaaaagaaaacattgatACTATAGGCTGGCCAATAAGTATAgttgaagaagaatatcaaatacaGAGTAAAAGGATCAATCAATAGTTACATGTGCGATATGGCTCAGTAATTTTGAcctcataatttatatttatatattaaaaaattatttaatatttttcaaataagtaTCCTGAGCTCATTAAGCTattaattctaaaatttttagaacccataaaataaaaatgtggaaTTTTCTTACCTTAGTGGAGTATGGTTGAAAGCTTTGACatgataatatttaaaattagtaGACTGTAGTTGTAACATtcttgaaaatgaaatataactAGATTTCAGTTGATGAATCATCTTTTTAGAAAAGACTACAATCACACTTCGTGtcaattttttctcaaataagaCTTTTTTGTTGGTGCAACTCTATTAGTTCTCTTCAAAATTCTGACTCAGCGTTACATCCTTAGTAAATAGTTGTATGGTAAACGTGTTGCATGATCAAgcatctaatttttttttctccaactcttagcagaaaaaaaaacaatttttttatgtctatttatcaaatatagtaataaatttattaattgagTAACCACTCTGAAATCCATGTTATATCAGTGTAAAATCCaaaatttttactatattttaatgtattagtGCATCACTTATATTTTATGAGATAAACTTGTATCGTCGCACGAAAAATCACTACAACCATTTAACACAAATTCAGACCTCAATAATATATACAAGCCAGAAGCGTTCCAGACACAAcacatctttaaaaaaaatccaatcaaataaaaattatcacaatATATGTTTGCTATAGAGTACCAGATTTGTGTACATTTTTGACAGGCCTCTCGTTTGTATAAAAGCGCAGCGATTGTATATATATcagttaaataattgtatatatgtaattattatgtttatgtatcaatgattgtgtttgtatatctgcataaaatttgaatgtatataattgaatcgaaataaattatttgtatatcAAATCACTCGTTCGCTTTATATAACGCAAATTATAcgttgtaatttgtataatttgtgcttgtataaaatgagaaagagaaagaggtTGAGATagagaaatatttgtatttatataattataagtgcatgtataagataaaaatatatgtatttgtatttctatatacaatttttttttcgcttgatacaaacacaaatacaaTTTGTACATTAGTGTTtttataaagtgagagaggcgaggagagtggcgagcaatATCTGGGAGAGTAGTGAGGGAGATCtggagagtggcgagtgagatTCTTTGGGGAGAGAGGCGAAcgaaaaaatatgtatatatatgcatgttctCTCACTTTTTTACAAACATAAACagaatttatacatttgtgCTTGTTTAAAGTGAAAAAGGCGAGAGAGACTTGCGAGCGAGATCAGGAGAGTGACAAACGAGAAATCTAGGGAGAGAGGCAATGACAAAGTGATTGTTATTgattagaattaaataaaactatgattataatatttaatttaaattaataatctgctattttatacaattttctcattaatgtattcataaaaaaattgatatgctacatgtatctatattttcctccttaatttatagtattttataAGTATAAGTTATCACAGGAAGTGGGGATATTAAATCCTTAAAATTGTGCCGGTTAAAAGCACTGATGAAAATTTTACTACCATAAAAACAAGAGAAAATCATACGAAATAACAAACATTTAGCATATATCAGGTACTATAGTAATGGTTTAAAGATATTATAATTCACTTTTTTATTCGAATCTTGATTGTATAAATCTAgaattttgaatatgtttaCTCTAACTATTTGTAtactatttatgaaaaattcataacaaattaccttgtttgtatattgacaaATAAAGTTCTGAAAAAGTGTATGTATAAGCAGAATATGTATATACTTATCTTATTTGTATATTAGCAATGAAAATATTCAAACAGGTAGGAATATACAAATCGCAATCTCCATAGCTAATGAAACTATGAATATGGAGTGCAATTATaaaaactatagctataaatcCTTGTTATATCTATTATGTTTgctatttctaaaattttctaaaaaatcaatcatttttttaagggaaaatttcatatatggcaaacttatttgattaaataacattatatgggtatagtttacctaattacattctatgggtatagtttagttattttaggtatctttaattttgtatataaggtttctttgttttttatttatacaattttattttaaaaagtgatttgtaactgaagcgttaaatatgctaacaataaatatacataatgccaTAATTTAAGGTAAACGTCCCTTTTTTAAGGTAAacgttcaaattcaaattatttttttcaaaaaaataagaattatacAGCAATCgaaacaaaagataaacttgtttTTGCTGTTTATGGAACAGcagttcatcaattttttttattcttctttgtaATCGAATTCAGGTAAGTGTTCATTGGATGAAAATTCATgtttaatattgaaataattatacaatgttCTACTGGATttacaaattttgatttatctGCGTTCCTTATTGTGgtgtcataatttattttattttttttttaaaaactaatttcaaaatatgattattttaagcAGAAATTTCGtactatacaattatatactttttgttaatgtagtatttttatattataaagaaGATCAGTGTAAGCGAATACAGGTAATCGTTGGTGATAATTGTATATAGCCATAAAATAAGTGTTTTGCTTttgatacaattatatacttttttttatgtagtATTTGTATACTAAAAAGAATATAACTGTAAAAACAATTCAGTAATTTGattgtataatatatacaaaaacagTCAATTTTAAAAGAAGTCATGTACagattaattttttgtatatgtctacaaacttaccttttttgtatattaatatatgtacatgaatatagtAGTTAAACATGGCAATATATACAACTGTCTAAATGACTTTGTATATactccaataatatataaatttaatatatactaacttcaataatttgtatataactattaaaatatacaaattacaatttttgtatatgtatataaacttaatatatactaacttcaataatttgtatataactaataaaatatacaaattataatcatatatgaaattttttcatctgtataactaagtccaatcactttttgtatatatatacaaaaacaaaaataataatgagccTTTAATATACAATCTGCTACTACCACTATTAAGACTTAGTATACTATTCATTATACATAACTTAAAGTATGTATAAAGTAACCAAATCTACAGACacatatacaaatgtataaCTAAAACATGTGTGtactaaacatgcaatatactatatacaattacgtgaatacaaaatttacttaaacaataattttttgtatattgacatctaagtaacaaaaaattgtatctaaatTTGTGTTTTAAGCCACTACCTCATGATTATGATGTTCTTCAGATCCGTCAACTTCACATGCATTTTCCTCTGAATCAATGTTTACTgctttcctctttcttcctctttgtacaattttaatgcctctAGCTTTAGCATTGTTAATAACTTCTTGAACTATCGTAGGgtaataatttttgtttgatcTCAATTCTTCCATTGTTTGTTCATGTTGAACTTGTTTTGATTTTACCATAGACCCTACAtcaaccccaaaatcttgagttaaacccattgtaaaagatggtaaattgtcaacaaaattgacatgcaatgaaatacctctggtaatcctcatagatgaagatgattcattcattcTGTGACTAATTTGAGATCTAATAAGAACAAACAatcgattatttcatcaaaaaaatatgaaaaaacataagaaacataatacatatacaatttttgaataagaaaaaaaaaaaggaaaacgaCTAAAATTTAGGAGTACCTACGAAAATTGAATTCAACTTCGGGAGGGAGTAATTGAATTTTGgacaatttgaaattcaaatcggATAGAGGTATTAATTGTAGGAGAAAAAGGTGGAATATGAATAGGagagataatattattttgtgtaaaattatatacaaaatttttaaaaaaaaaggtttttatactattgATTATATAATAGGTGGTGGACCccattaattatagcaaaaaaaaaaactataatcatagaaagtaaataaattaaactatacccctattatataattacttagGAATGTTTGCCATTccatataatttttcctttttttttaactctctTGGACCAAATTTTGTTGATACTTTAGGCCTAGATTTTGCTAACATATTGTAGGTTAATAGTTGTCAATTCtattaagatttaagatttaagattgTATACTTACATGTCCATTCCTCCCAAATATTGATAATGCTTAGCCCAAGTAACACCAATGAGAATGAATCAGTTGGTCTTTCAGTCATTGAGCTTGAAAAATCGAACGTTAACACTATTGCATGTTGGtgtaaattataattcaaattcaattgcTAAATTTGAAGGGTGAATGTGTAAATCCATGTTTGCCGCTACGTCATCGGAAAAGAGTGATTCAAGTATTTATTTGCAACTAAGTTGAATAACATTATTCGAAGCTGAAAACACAAATCAATCACTAATTGTGCGAATACTAATTAGAAAACTAAGTCATAAAGAAATGCCACATAACTTCATTGATGAACATTCGAGATTTGAATTTTTGGATATGAGATTTTggaattattttttactatgtACACTTTAAGGGAGATAACATATTCAATTGGAGTGATTTGTTGGAGATTAGTGGTGATTTTAGTGATAGTTGGCAGTGTCTATCACCCATATATCTATGTATCATAATTGTATATCAATGAATATCGTATGCATATTGTTATGAGCATCAATATTTTACATAGATAATATACATATGACATATAAATGATATGCAAGTGACATAGTGTAATACACGTGACATAGATAAGACTATCTTTTTCAGCCTCAACGTTCAGTTTGAAATTCGATTCAAAACACCACTAAATTTGCATATAATCATCCAAACACGAGATATAAGTTCCTTAATACGTTTCCGAACCTTTGGAACCTAAGGGAATGTCCCATAAATAAAACTCCGTAAAGTATGTAAATACAATCATACCATAACGACATACGAagaccccccaaaaaaaagttTGACGTTTGACTGCTTTGTAAAATTGacaattattatgatttatgatcCTTTCCCCAATTGAATAGAAAGTTTAAACATGTAAGTAAGTAATTAATCATGGAAATCCAGAAACAGTTTTTCCACCATCAACACAAATGATTTGGCCAGTTATATAAGCAGCAGCTGGAAAACATAAATAAGCCACAAGTGATGACACTTCATTTGGCTTTCCCATCCTGCTAATTGGAGTTCTCTTTATTAACTTCTCCACATCTGATGACTCAAAATCTTCCTACAAAACATAAGTTACGGTATATCTGAGTCATTTGTGTAGTCAAATGACAGTTCCAAATCACAGAGTTGAGGAGTATATcaaactattttcttttttatataaaaagaaaaagatactTACAGCTACAGTATCTGTAAGGGCGGTATCAATAATCCAAGGTGCAACAGCATTAACTCGAATATTATCTTTACCCCATTCGCAGGCCAAGTTCTTCGTTAATTGATTTATTGCTCCTAAACAAAAGTAGATCAAATCAAAATGAATGGTTAGTAAAGTAAGTAGTAAATTTAGTGTTTGTTATTTTGATTGAATAATTGTAAAACACAATGTTTTTGTGAACCAAATCACTAATGACTTATGAAACATGTGGTATTAGTAACATTTGTATGACTATAGAAACTTCGTATAAAAACAAGAGATGAAACCTTTTGTTGCTGCATAGAGAGAAACAAAAGGGATAGCCATGATCCCAGAGATAGAAGAGATGAACACAACGCTAGCCTTCCCAGAACCTTTCAGAAAAGGATATGCTAATTGACACAAGTTATATGAAGCTTCAAAATTGGTTCCCATCATTAGTGAACAATCTGCTGAAGTAATTTGTGTTGTCTCTTTTGGTACACATATAGCAGCATTATTtacctaaaacataaaaacaacTAACTATATTATCATCACTCAAATTTCATTTACATTGTCAGCGTAGATATATAACTTACAAGGATGTCAAGTTCCCCATTGAAATGTTGAGTGGCTTTGCCAATCAACTCGATTCTTTGATCTTCTAAGAACAAGTCACATGTAGAACCATTTACTTTATAACCTTTCGTTTGCCATTTCTCTAAACATTCATCTAAGTCCTTTTTATTGCGAGAACATGTATAGATCGATGCACCAAAACTCGCTAATTCTTCAACTATGGCATACCTAAATAGGaatgtataatttaataaataaacaaaaaacagAGGAAAAAACTAGGTCGAAATTAATTATGTTGCTTACCCAATGCCCCTAGTGCCACCAGTAACAAGGGCAGTCATGCCATGAAGAGACCATCTTCCATCTCCAATTTGTGCCATCCCTTCAATTTCTTCTTAAGATTTTAAATATTGTGAATTGATAGAAATTGGGTCAATTGTTCACAGATATAGTCTATCAATTTATTAGCTGCACTGAAGCTAGTTGACATGAAGATACGTTTGTAAAATAGCATAGTCCAAGTTCTCTGCGGTCAAATGTGATGGCAAAAGTTGAAAGTGACTCAAATAAGATCTATTGTAATTACAAGGGGACggctacatgtcatttttttatctttattgtgTCACGTAaaactcatgtgtttatttatttaaaaattaaaatttaaaactaagtttaaaatataatatatatattatgcctttCATATAATATTGTCTATAGCATATTTAAAATTACTCAACCAAGATACATGAGTTGACAAAAGAGATTTCTCCAATTATAGAAATtctaattaattagtatttgaTCTTTCTATATTTTTTGGGGATTATTTATGGCCCCATGGTTAGTCATTTTATGTGTCAGTCAACTATGGCGCTTTCATTATTTTGACAAATATGCCTATAAATAACTACTTTAAGATTAAGATGCGTTGTTAATCCTATGGACGCCGAGGTAGACCTGTGCGTATGGTCACAACAAGTATTCACTCAACCATGTTGCGGAGCACTTtgttatgttaaaaatatttaaaaaatgttattttgttatgaaactatatagacttaaaagtagaagaaagtaggaagaagaaaaaagactctttatttcttttgaagtatattcaggattcatatatctttcaaaaatcttatttacaatgaataAAAACCCTTTATTCATACGAAAAAtattacttggtccccaagtaggattcctaaccatatcctacaaggactccacataattagacattcactataatacaaattgattATAACATTCCCCCCTTGAATATcggtagattatgtgcctcgttaaaaccttactagataaaatcCACTAggaaaaaatctagtgaagaaaaaagagaacgcatatctaataatacgcgTTATGGATGTCTCATTAAAAATCTTACAAGGAAAAttcagtgggacaaaaccttgtgaggaaaaaagagtatattgcgtattaactccccctaatgacaacatcaattcagagactattttcttagttttccaagcttgtgcatcatcttcttgaaaattgtagttggtagagacttagtgaataaatcaacaa
This genomic window contains:
- the LOC101263402 gene encoding tropinone reductase homolog translates to MAQIGDGRWSLHGMTALVTGGTRGIGYAIVEELASFGASIYTCSRNKKDLDECLEKWQTKGYKVNGSTCDLFLEDQRIELIGKATQHFNGELDILVNNAAICVPKETTQITSADCSLMMGTNFEASYNLCQLAYPFLKGSGKASVVFISSISGIMAIPFVSLYAATKGAINQLTKNLACEWGKDNIRVNAVAPWIIDTALTDTVAEDFESSDVEKLIKRTPISRMGKPNEVSSLVAYLCFPAAAYITGQIICVDGGKTVSGFP